A part of Elusimicrobiota bacterium genomic DNA contains:
- a CDS encoding 4Fe-4S binding protein yields the protein MKTIQFRRIVQLLSFTVFTILFFFGIPYAFQSNIISFTPVFAVMSTNNILSILITFLIIISVFGLTLLFGRVYCGWICPLGSISDFLWWTDLKKRYVLHYPKFKYYVLLFLVGLTFLGIQLFWWFEPVTRIYRGITGFTTGFPTGVMEVTFLHWAGLALFLVVPLLNIFSKRLWCKTFCPSGAGYAWLTKFSRYKLTIENEKCIRCERCIKVCPVNTIEKEMYVLNPSECVNCRLCAETCPTKAIKYSALKNDDSDKPKVAITRREFIGSVATGIAAGIVLKHIPGWNRRRSVSLRPPGVADDEDFEKKCIRCGACFQVCPTKGLHPEVGNGLTSFYIPRFIPRVGYCAYSCIKCGKSCPTGAIPNLKLVDKQNTVIGTAVIDYERCIKCLICEEMCPIPEKAVRIRAVKPMDEPYVIPDLCIGCGICENACPVEGNAAIRVIRA from the coding sequence GTGAAGACCATACAGTTCCGGCGGATAGTACAGTTATTATCCTTTACGGTATTTACCATACTATTCTTCTTTGGTATACCCTATGCGTTCCAGTCAAACATTATTTCTTTCACCCCAGTATTTGCGGTAATGTCTACAAATAATATTTTATCCATACTGATAACTTTTTTGATAATTATTTCAGTTTTTGGATTAACACTACTCTTTGGCCGTGTGTACTGCGGATGGATATGCCCGTTGGGCAGCATATCTGACTTTCTTTGGTGGACGGATTTAAAGAAACGCTATGTTCTGCATTACCCTAAATTCAAATATTATGTATTACTCTTTTTAGTTGGGTTAACTTTTTTGGGTATCCAACTTTTTTGGTGGTTCGAACCCGTCACGCGTATATATCGCGGGATTACGGGGTTCACCACAGGATTCCCTACCGGAGTTATGGAAGTAACATTCCTCCACTGGGCGGGGTTAGCGTTATTTCTTGTGGTTCCGCTGTTAAACATCTTCTCAAAGAGGTTATGGTGCAAAACCTTTTGCCCGTCAGGCGCGGGTTACGCATGGCTAACAAAGTTTAGTAGGTACAAACTTACTATCGAGAATGAAAAGTGTATACGCTGTGAACGCTGTATAAAAGTATGCCCCGTAAACACTATAGAAAAAGAAATGTATGTGCTTAACCCGTCAGAATGCGTTAACTGCCGTCTCTGCGCAGAAACGTGCCCTACAAAAGCTATAAAATATTCTGCACTAAAAAATGATGATTCTGATAAGCCAAAGGTTGCGATTACCCGCCGTGAGTTCATAGGGTCGGTAGCAACGGGTATTGCTGCGGGGATTGTATTAAAACATATCCCCGGATGGAACCGCAGGAGAAGTGTTTCCCTCCGCCCACCGGGTGTTGCGGATGATGAAGACTTTGAAAAAAAGTGTATCCGCTGCGGTGCGTGTTTCCAGGTATGTCCTACTAAAGGATTACATCCGGAAGTTGGGAACGGGCTGACATCGTTTTATATTCCGCGGTTTATCCCCCGGGTAGGGTATTGCGCGTACTCATGCATTAAATGCGGGAAATCGTGTCCCACCGGAGCAATACCTAACCTCAAATTGGTTGATAAACAAAACACAGTGATTGGTACCGCTGTGATTGACTATGAACGATGCATCAAATGCTTGATCTGTGAAGAAATGTGTCCTATTCCGGAGAAAGCTGTGAGGATTCGCGCAGTAAAGCCTATGGACGAACCTTATGTCATACCTGATTTATGTATTGGCTGCGGGATCTGCGAGAACGCGTGTCCCGTAGAAGGTAACGCTGCAATCCGCGTTATCCGCGCATAA
- a CDS encoding DUF362 domain-containing protein — protein sequence MSNKKLTRREFLKTVAQAGLTAAITSPLSVFAAEKKKKTKPQPAEKNMGAVVNVTKNAEPGELIRQCITLMGGMEKFVKKGDVVVIKPNIGFDRTPELACTTNPEVVAELIKLAYSAGAKKVVMLDRPCSRAEDSYRNSGIEKAARDAGAEVKFVTKSMYINTAIPGGVALKEWPFVKDILECNAWINVPIAKHHGFTKLSLGIKNYLGIVGGNRGLFHSNMHPWLADLCLVTKPKLVVMDAVRARLRNGPSGGMPEDVEQWDTVAMSTDIVAVDAYTATLFKYKPEEIGYIKEAYDRGLGEMDLAKVNVVIKDFGKK from the coding sequence ATGAGTAACAAAAAACTTACACGCAGAGAATTCTTAAAAACTGTAGCACAAGCGGGTCTCACCGCAGCGATAACCAGCCCACTGTCAGTATTCGCAGCAGAGAAAAAGAAAAAAACTAAACCCCAACCCGCAGAAAAAAACATGGGGGCAGTGGTTAACGTAACAAAAAATGCGGAACCCGGAGAACTTATCCGTCAGTGTATAACTCTGATGGGCGGGATGGAAAAGTTTGTGAAAAAGGGTGATGTTGTGGTTATCAAACCCAACATTGGGTTCGATCGCACACCGGAACTCGCGTGCACCACAAACCCGGAAGTTGTCGCAGAACTTATAAAACTCGCGTACTCCGCTGGTGCAAAGAAAGTTGTGATGCTCGACCGCCCGTGTTCACGAGCGGAGGACTCCTACAGAAATTCCGGAATTGAGAAAGCTGCGCGTGATGCCGGTGCGGAAGTTAAGTTTGTAACCAAAAGTATGTATATAAACACCGCAATCCCAGGCGGTGTGGCCTTAAAAGAATGGCCTTTTGTGAAGGATATTCTCGAATGTAACGCCTGGATCAACGTTCCTATAGCAAAACATCACGGGTTTACTAAATTATCGTTAGGGATAAAAAATTATCTTGGTATCGTCGGGGGTAACCGCGGGTTATTCCATTCGAACATGCACCCCTGGCTTGCAGACCTTTGTTTGGTTACTAAACCTAAACTTGTGGTGATGGACGCCGTACGTGCGAGGTTACGTAATGGCCCCAGCGGTGGTATGCCGGAGGATGTTGAACAATGGGATACCGTTGCGATGTCAACAGACATCGTGGCGGTTGATGCGTATACCGCTACGTTGTTTAAGTACAAACCTGAGGAGATCGGGTATATAAAAGAAGCGTATGACCGCGGGCTTGGCGAGATGGACCTCGCTAAGGTTAACGTCGTGATAAAGGATTTTGGGAAGAAGTGA
- a CDS encoding YfcE family phosphodiesterase: MKLGVISDTHGSTDTLSRVVERFVNHHKVDVIIHLGDEHTDINELPDKLPVPVHTVPGIYHKDYLNPKVSNRKIVEFNGYKVLLSHTPNSTTHDLPGDLRIDDVTRNREVNAVFYGHKHIPAVELRGSIVWLNPGHLKPSDNRGYPMSYAVTDILETTVNYTIYCFDNDEVLQELEVQK, encoded by the coding sequence ATGAAGCTTGGTGTGATAAGTGATACCCATGGAAGTACGGATACACTCTCCCGCGTGGTAGAACGGTTTGTTAACCACCACAAAGTTGATGTTATAATTCATCTTGGTGATGAACATACAGACATTAATGAATTACCTGATAAACTACCGGTTCCTGTTCATACCGTCCCCGGGATTTATCATAAGGATTATTTAAACCCTAAAGTATCAAACCGTAAGATTGTAGAGTTCAACGGATACAAAGTTTTGTTATCCCACACGCCAAACTCTACCACCCACGACCTGCCGGGAGATTTAAGGATTGATGATGTTACGCGTAACCGCGAAGTTAATGCTGTGTTCTACGGGCATAAACATATCCCTGCGGTTGAACTCCGCGGAAGTATTGTATGGCTAAACCCAGGGCATTTGAAACCGTCGGATAACCGCGGGTATCCTATGTCCTACGCTGTAACTGATATTCTTGAGACAACAGTGAATTATACGATATACTGTTTTGACAACGATGAAGTCCTGCAGGAGTTGGAGGTACAAAAATGA
- a CDS encoding DNA-3-methyladenine glycosylase, whose product MPRSTRFPRQYFARKTLEVARGLVGTHFVRETTKGRISGIIAETEAYCGITDPASHAYAGRKTNRTVIMYGPAGYAYVYFVYGMHHCFNVVTDRDGTAGAVLLRGIIPLDGIELITRNADKRYEQVNGPGKLCRAYGITKKENGLDLCGGDSTIYFSKGLTLSGDEVHACPRIGIGYAGEAKYWPWRFVLRGHGYNCK is encoded by the coding sequence ATGCCGCGCAGTACACGCTTTCCCCGGCAATACTTTGCCAGGAAAACGCTGGAGGTTGCCCGCGGATTAGTTGGTACACACTTTGTGCGTGAAACCACAAAGGGTAGGATCAGCGGTATTATTGCGGAAACTGAGGCGTACTGCGGGATAACAGATCCTGCGTCGCACGCATATGCCGGGAGAAAGACTAACCGTACAGTAATTATGTACGGCCCTGCAGGATATGCATACGTATATTTTGTGTACGGTATGCACCACTGTTTCAACGTAGTGACGGATCGTGACGGGACAGCCGGAGCGGTATTGCTCCGCGGGATTATCCCCTTGGACGGTATAGAGTTGATAACACGTAATGCGGATAAACGTTATGAACAGGTAAACGGGCCGGGGAAACTATGCCGTGCGTACGGGATTACAAAAAAGGAGAATGGGTTAGATCTTTGCGGTGGTGACAGCACGATATATTTTAGCAAAGGGTTAACTCTCAGCGGAGATGAAGTTCATGCGTGCCCCAGGATAGGGATCGGGTACGCTGGTGAAGCAAAATATTGGCCTTGGAGGTTTGTCCTCCGCGGACATGGATATAATTGTAAGTGA
- the gatB gene encoding Asp-tRNA(Asn)/Glu-tRNA(Gln) amidotransferase subunit GatB has product MNTLNYKPTIGLEVHVQVKTVSKLFCGCSTEFGAEPNHNICAVCTGQPGVLPVMNKKAVEFTIRTGLALGCSISEHSVFARKQYFYPDLPKNYQVSQYELPLCIKGSVTLPSTGKRIGITRVHLEEDAGKLLHAIGARELEYSLVDLNRTGIGLMEIVSEPDITSADEAVEYLTTLKSILRYIDVSDCDMEKGTLRCDANISIAKPGDELGTKVEIKNMNSFKSLHTALLYEIVRQNETLSSGGKIIQETRLWDTDINETKSMRSKEFAHDYRYFPEPDLVPFKPSREWVTEIKTSLPELPLARKSRFVKEYGLNDYDAGVLTAEKALADYFEETVTSCVKLGLNNNDAAKPVTNWITTDLLGYLNTNKKDISLSPVTAVNLAGLIKLLTDGTISGKIAKTVFTEMCNTGGKPEDIVKSKGLVQISDESAILKLVIEAINENPKAVAEFKAGKERAVFAIVGAVMKKSQGKANPAVVNKLIKENI; this is encoded by the coding sequence ATGAACACACTAAACTATAAACCAACAATCGGGCTTGAAGTACATGTTCAGGTGAAGACAGTATCAAAACTTTTTTGCGGGTGCTCAACAGAATTCGGGGCGGAACCCAACCACAACATCTGCGCGGTATGCACAGGCCAGCCCGGTGTATTACCGGTAATGAACAAAAAAGCTGTGGAGTTTACTATAAGAACAGGATTAGCGTTGGGATGTTCAATCTCTGAACATTCAGTTTTTGCGAGAAAACAATACTTTTACCCTGACCTCCCAAAGAATTATCAGGTATCCCAGTACGAACTACCGTTGTGTATAAAAGGTTCTGTAACCCTACCCTCCACGGGTAAGCGTATAGGTATTACAAGGGTACACCTTGAAGAAGACGCGGGGAAGTTATTACACGCTATTGGTGCGAGAGAACTTGAGTATTCATTAGTAGACCTTAACCGTACGGGTATTGGGTTAATGGAAATAGTTTCTGAACCCGACATTACCTCCGCGGATGAAGCGGTTGAGTATCTCACTACACTAAAAAGTATCCTGCGGTACATTGACGTTTCTGACTGTGACATGGAAAAAGGTACTTTACGGTGTGACGCAAATATTTCTATCGCAAAACCTGGCGATGAACTAGGGACTAAGGTTGAGATTAAGAACATGAACTCGTTTAAGTCATTACACACAGCATTACTCTACGAAATAGTAAGACAAAACGAAACATTATCCTCCGGAGGTAAGATTATCCAGGAAACGCGGTTATGGGATACCGATATTAATGAAACAAAATCTATGCGGAGTAAAGAATTTGCGCATGATTACCGCTACTTCCCGGAACCCGACCTCGTACCGTTTAAACCTTCCCGGGAATGGGTAACCGAAATAAAAACCTCCTTACCTGAACTACCGTTAGCAAGAAAATCTCGGTTTGTTAAAGAATACGGGCTTAACGACTACGACGCCGGGGTACTTACTGCGGAGAAAGCGTTAGCTGATTATTTTGAGGAAACAGTTACTTCCTGCGTAAAACTTGGGCTTAACAATAATGATGCGGCTAAACCCGTAACTAACTGGATCACCACTGACCTCCTTGGGTATCTTAACACCAACAAAAAAGATATTTCCTTAAGCCCCGTTACTGCAGTAAACCTCGCGGGGCTCATAAAACTTCTTACCGACGGCACGATCTCCGGTAAAATCGCGAAAACCGTATTCACCGAAATGTGCAATACCGGCGGGAAACCGGAAGATATCGTTAAATCAAAAGGGTTAGTACAGATATCTGATGAATCCGCAATCCTGAAGTTAGTTATCGAAGCGATTAATGAAAACCCAAAAGCCGTTGCTGAATTTAAGGCAGGTAAAGAACGCGCGGTATTCGCTATTGTCGGAGCGGTAATGAAAAAATCGCAGGGTAAGGCTAACCCCGCGGTTGTAAATAAATTGATAAAAGAAAATATTTAA
- a CDS encoding peptidylprolyl isomerase encodes MKKILGLMLATGLTFSVTCTAVKAETPATVTKQKSVTQKKAGGSKVNKNVIPEAVVKIGKPGKYAVIQTSKGDIICELFPNTAPGTVEVISGLATGTREWYDLKTSTWVKRPFYDGLIFHRVIPEFMIQLGCPRGNGTGDPGFRFRDEFSPEVKFDQPGRLAMANSGPDTNGSQLFITEVPTPWLDGKHTILGQVVVGMDIVTAITRVERDQRDKPLKTITIKTFRVYDVPAKKGGTK; translated from the coding sequence ATGAAAAAAATTTTAGGGTTGATGTTAGCGACAGGGTTAACATTTTCTGTAACATGTACTGCGGTTAAAGCAGAAACACCCGCTACTGTTACTAAACAAAAAAGTGTTACCCAAAAAAAAGCGGGAGGAAGTAAGGTGAACAAAAACGTTATTCCGGAAGCAGTGGTTAAAATCGGTAAACCAGGGAAGTACGCAGTGATACAAACCTCAAAAGGCGACATTATCTGCGAATTATTCCCGAATACCGCACCCGGGACTGTGGAAGTAATCTCAGGCCTCGCAACGGGTACTCGTGAATGGTACGACCTGAAAACCAGTACATGGGTTAAACGCCCGTTTTATGACGGGTTAATCTTTCATCGCGTAATCCCGGAGTTTATGATTCAACTTGGTTGTCCGCGGGGTAACGGTACTGGTGATCCTGGATTCAGGTTCCGTGACGAATTTTCGCCGGAAGTTAAGTTTGACCAACCGGGACGGTTAGCCATGGCAAACAGCGGGCCGGATACTAATGGCAGCCAGTTATTTATCACCGAAGTCCCCACCCCGTGGCTTGACGGGAAACATACAATCCTTGGACAGGTGGTGGTTGGGATGGACATCGTAACCGCAATTACGCGGGTGGAACGCGACCAGCGGGATAAACCGTTAAAAACGATTACTATTAAAACATTCCGCGTATACGACGTACCCGCAAAAAAAGGTGGTACAAAGTAG
- the gatC gene encoding Asp-tRNA(Asn)/Glu-tRNA(Gln) amidotransferase subunit GatC yields MKITKEDVDHVARLGRLNLTPAEKEKMGNQIEQILEYMDNLNKLDTSKVAPTSHVMDVANVWREDKVEDKGNEAQAVLSIAPDREGDFFKVKKVIEG; encoded by the coding sequence TTGAAAATTACGAAAGAAGATGTTGACCACGTAGCACGGCTGGGACGGTTAAACCTAACCCCCGCGGAAAAAGAAAAGATGGGTAACCAGATTGAGCAAATCCTGGAGTACATGGACAACCTCAACAAACTTGATACCTCAAAAGTAGCGCCTACTTCGCATGTAATGGATGTCGCAAACGTTTGGCGTGAGGATAAGGTTGAGGATAAAGGCAATGAAGCTCAGGCGGTACTCTCAATCGCGCCGGATCGCGAAGGCGATTTTTTTAAAGTAAAAAAGGTCATTGAAGGATAG
- the gatA gene encoding Asp-tRNA(Asn)/Glu-tRNA(Gln) amidotransferase subunit GatA: protein MIDTKKCSVQEIVDNVKTNKVSPSEVVGTYLARVKDTNPKLNAFVEVFEDSISSRVKELESKLADNPKTLGALAGVPIAIKDNIAIKGKLCTCASKIMQGYVSPYNAEIINRLVAADAILVGRTNMDEFAMGSSTETSFYGITRNPWDLDSIPGGSSGGSAAAVASKMVPLAIGSDTGGSIRQPASCCGISGLKPTYGLVSRYGLFAFASSLDQIGPFANSIPDLALLLNVIAGHDTKDSTSVDMQTPDYVDAIQKSGDVIKGLKIGLPKEYFISGIDKEVETSVRNAVKVLESLGAEVVEVSLPHTEYALAVYYIIAPAEASANLARYDGIRFGYRSKDAADLLELYEKSRGDGFGPEVKRRIMLGTYTLSSGYYDAYYLKAQKVRTLLRQDFENAFKQVDVIITPTCPTAAFKIGAKMDDPLQMYLSDIFTISCNLAGIPGLNIPCGFSGNGLPIGMQVFGKHFDEVKVLQTAYAYEQHRGWAFPGMKV, encoded by the coding sequence ATGATAGACACAAAAAAATGTTCGGTCCAGGAAATTGTTGATAACGTAAAAACAAATAAAGTTTCACCTTCGGAAGTGGTCGGAACGTATCTCGCACGGGTAAAGGATACAAATCCTAAACTAAACGCTTTTGTTGAAGTATTTGAGGACAGTATTTCTTCGCGGGTGAAAGAACTTGAATCCAAACTCGCTGATAACCCAAAAACACTTGGCGCGCTTGCCGGTGTGCCTATAGCAATCAAGGATAATATCGCGATCAAAGGCAAACTTTGCACATGTGCATCCAAGATTATGCAGGGGTATGTCTCGCCGTATAACGCAGAGATTATTAACCGCCTGGTAGCCGCGGATGCGATCCTCGTCGGGAGAACTAATATGGATGAGTTCGCAATGGGTTCCTCCACTGAAACATCGTTTTATGGTATCACGCGTAATCCATGGGACCTGGACTCCATACCCGGAGGGTCAAGCGGCGGTAGTGCAGCGGCGGTTGCTTCAAAGATGGTACCCCTAGCAATCGGGAGTGATACCGGCGGAAGTATCCGGCAACCAGCATCCTGCTGCGGAATCTCAGGGTTAAAACCTACCTACGGGCTTGTTTCACGCTACGGCTTATTCGCTTTTGCATCCTCACTTGACCAAATTGGCCCGTTTGCAAATAGTATCCCCGACCTTGCGTTATTACTTAACGTTATTGCGGGACATGATACCAAAGATTCTACGTCAGTAGATATGCAAACCCCGGATTATGTTGATGCAATACAAAAATCAGGTGATGTGATAAAAGGGTTGAAGATAGGGTTACCAAAAGAATATTTTATTTCCGGGATTGATAAAGAAGTTGAAACCTCAGTACGTAACGCAGTGAAAGTATTGGAATCACTTGGCGCGGAAGTTGTGGAAGTGTCTCTCCCCCATACAGAATACGCATTGGCGGTATATTATATAATCGCACCCGCGGAAGCCAGTGCTAACCTCGCGAGGTATGATGGTATAAGGTTCGGATACCGCAGTAAAGACGCTGCTGACCTCCTGGAATTATACGAGAAATCAAGGGGTGACGGTTTTGGCCCGGAAGTTAAACGCCGGATCATGCTTGGTACATACACTCTATCGTCGGGATACTACGACGCGTATTATCTTAAAGCACAAAAAGTGCGGACGTTGTTACGCCAGGATTTTGAGAACGCGTTTAAACAAGTAGACGTCATAATAACGCCCACCTGCCCAACCGCAGCGTTTAAGATCGGTGCGAAGATGGACGATCCGTTACAGATGTATTTATCTGATATATTCACAATCTCGTGTAACCTCGCGGGGATTCCGGGGTTAAACATCCCCTGCGGGTTCTCAGGTAACGGGTTACCGATAGGGATGCAGGTATTCGGCAAACATTTTGATGAAGTTAAAGTGTTGCAAACAGCGTATGCGTATGAGCAGCACCGCGGATGGGCGTTTCCCGGGATGAAAGTATAG